A single region of the Brassica rapa cultivar Chiifu-401-42 chromosome A03, CAAS_Brap_v3.01, whole genome shotgun sequence genome encodes:
- the LOC103860686 gene encoding thioredoxin H1, giving the protein MAGEEGQVIACHTVEAWNEQLQKGNDSKTLVVVDFTASWCGPCRFIAPFFADLAKKLPNVIFLKVDIDELKSVASDWAIESMPTFMFMKEGKIVDKVVGAQKDELQSTIAKHLA; this is encoded by the exons ATGGCTGGGGAAGAAGGACAAGTGATCGCGTGCCACACCGTGGAAGCATGGAACGAGCAACTCCAAAAGGGCAATGACTCCAAAACTCTT GTGGTGGTTGATTTCACGGCTTCTTGGTGTGGACCATGTCGTTTCATAGCTCCATTCTTTGCTGATCTAGCTAAGAAACTCCCTAATGTGATTTTTCTCAAGGTTGATATTGACGAATTAAAG TCAGTGGCGAGTGACTGGGCGATTGAGTCGATGCCAACCTTCATGTTCATGAAAGAAGGGAAGATTGTGGACAAAGTTGTTGGTGCCCAAAAAGATGAGCTTCAGTCTACTATTGCCAAACACTTGGCTTAA
- the LOC103860687 gene encoding uncharacterized protein LOC103860687: MRKRDLAILMLSGFAIFFTLQHEGDFAFKEAWFHLYDDYPVKHESDRLPPPLIADLNGDGKKEVLVATNDAKIQVLEPHWRRVDEGFSEARVLADISLLPDKIRVASGRRAVAMATGVIDRYYKDGTPQKQVLVVVTSGWSVLCFDHNLKKLWETNLQEDFPHNAHHREISISISNYTLKHGDTGLVIVGGRMEMQPYNHMDPFEELGITEQNAEKHRRSATEKQPTEDSGGVNLRHFSVYAFAGRTGVLRWSKKTDDVEAHTSDASQLVPQHNYKLDVHSINSRHPGEFECREFRESILSVMPHHWDRREDTLLKLAHFRRHKRKTLKKQAGKSTTFPFHKPEEHTPAGKDLSRKIPKLIGKAARYAGSAKPKKGMQYIPTITNYTKLWWVPNVVVAHQKEGIEAIHLPTGRTLCKLHLLEGGLHADINGDGVLDHVQAVGGNVGERTVVSGSMEVLKPCWAVATSGVPVREQLFNVSICHHTPFNFMHYGEFSRNFAQARDTSSLEIATPILIPRDDGHKHRRSHGDIIFLTNRGEVTSYTPDVHGREPLWQWQLQTEATWSNLPSPSGLTESGTVVPTLKPFSLRIHDNQPMILAGGDEAAVIISPGGSVLASIELPSQPTHALITDDFSNDGLTDVIVMTSNGIYGFVQTRQPGALFFSSLVGCILVVMAVIFVTQHLNSVKGKPRPSSSFI; the protein is encoded by the exons ATGAGGAAACGCGATCTGGCGATTCTGATGCTCTCTGGATTTGCTATCTTCTTCACTCTTCAG CACGAGGGCGATTTTGCGTTCAAGGAAGCATGGTTCCATCTGTACGATGATTACCCAGTCAAACACGAATCCGATCGTCTCCCTCCTCCTCTTATCGCTGACCTCAACGGCGATGGGAAGAAGGAGGTCCTCGTCGCTACAAACGATGCTAAAATTCAG GTTCTGGAGCCTCACTGGAGGCGTGTGGatgaaggcttcagtgaagcacGTGTTCTTGCTGACATCTCCCTTTTGCCTGACAAGATCCGTGTTGCCTCCGGGAGACGCGCTGTGGCCATGGCTACTGGTGTTATTGATAGGTATTATAAAGATGGGACACCGCAGAAGCAGGTTTTGGTCGTTGTTACCTCTGGTTGGTCTGTGCTTTGCTTTGATCACAACCTCAAAAAGCTCTGGGAAACGAATCTTcag GAGGATTTTCCGCATAATGCACACCATAGAGAGATATCAATTTCGATTAGCAATTACACGTTGAAGCATGGTGATACTGGTTTGGTTATTGTTGGTGGAAGGATGGAGATGCAGCCTTAT AATCACATGGACCCATTTGAGGAACTTGGCATTACAGAGCAAAATGCTGAGAAACACAGGAGAAGTGCTACTGAGAAACAG CCCACTGAAGATTCTGGAGGTGTAAACTTGCGTCACTTTTCCGTTTATGCATTCGCTGGCCGGACTGGTGTTCTTCGATGGAGTAAAAAGACTGAT GATGTTGAAGCTCACACCTCAGATGCGTCACAGCTAGTTCCCCAACACAATTACAAGCTCGACGTGCATTCTATAAATAGCCGTCACCCTGGAGAG TTTGAATGCagggaatttagagaatcaattcTTAGTGTTATGCCCCATCACTGG GACCGACGGGAAGATACATTATTAAAGCTTGCTCATTTCAGGCGACACAAGAGGAAGACATTGAAGAAGCAAGCTGGTAAGTCTACAACTTTTCCGTTTCACAAACCTGAGGAACACACACCAGCTGGGAAAGACTTGTCGAGAAAGATTCCGAAATTGATTGGGAAGGCTGCACGTTATGCTGGCTCGGCAAAACCCAAGAAG GGAATGCAATACATACCGACTATAACTAACTACACTAAGCTTTGGTGGGTTCCTAATGTTGTTGTGGCTCACCAAAAAGAAGGAATTGAAGCTATTCATTTGCCTACTGGTCGAACTCTTTGCAAG CTTCATCTGCTGGAAGGTGGGCTTCACGCCGACATAAACGGAGATGGTGTACTCGACCATGTCCAG GCTGTCGGAGGCAATGTTGGAGAGAGAACTGTAGTTAGCGGATCAAtggaagtattgaagccttGCTGGGCAGTGGCAACCTCAGGCGTTCCCGTCCGAGAACAGCTCTTCAACGTCTCGATCTGCCATCACACCCCCTTCAACTTCATGCACTACGGAGAGTTTTCACGAAACTTTGCACAGGCAAGAGACACATCCTCTTTGGAGATTGCAACTCCCATTCTCATCCCCAGAGATGACGGTCATAAACACAGAAGAAGTCACGGAGATATAATCTTCTTGACAAATCGTGGAGAG GTGACATCATACACGCCTGATGTGCACGGCCGCGAGCCACTCTGGCAGTGGCAGCTTCAGACAGAAGCCACATGGTCGAATCTCCCATCTCCATCTGGTTTAACCGAGTCAGGGACAGTAGTCCCAACCCTGAAACCATTCTCGTTGCGCATTCATGATAACCAGCCTATGATCCTCGCCGGAGGAGATGAAGCGGCAGTCATCATATCTCCAGGAGGAAGCGTATTGGCTTCCATCGAGTTACCGTCACAGCCGACTCATGCACTCATCACTGATGACTTCTCCAACGACGGATTAACGGATGTGATTGTGATGACATCAAATGGGATATACGGGTTCGTTCAGACCAGACAGCCAGGAGCTCTGTTCTTCAGTTCGTTGGTGGGATGTATCTTAGTAGTAATGGCAGTTATCTTCGTTACTCAGCACTTAAACTCCGTTAAAGGTAAGCCTCGACCTTCCTCTAGCTTTATATAA
- the LOC103860688 gene encoding GATA transcription factor 6, protein MESVELSLTNMETAVNADGAQNGDDFSVDDLLDFSSNDDVFFDDGAELKTQRNKGVSVSSNDETTLKRSNDFSTACELDVPTDELAELEWLSNFVDDSFTPYSAPTKKPVWLTVDRRHPVTPVNVGSCFKAPLPVKIRTKRPRTGVNLWSSLTDSPSSSPTSSSSSSSGYSSPLWLSGAEFLDEKAVERQKNKKKKKQFLSWEAQSQTRRCSHCGVQKTPQWRAGPLGAKTLCNACGVRFKSGRLLPEYRPACSPTFSSELHSNHHRKVIEMRQKKETSRDADEPGMNRTVQAVQSF, encoded by the exons ATGGAAAGTGTTGAACTTTCGTTGACGAACATGGAGACGGCCGTCAACGCTGACGGAGCTCAGAATGGCGACGATTTTTCCGTTGACGACTTGCTTGACTTCTCATCAAACGACGACGTTTTCTTCGACGATGGGGCTGAACTGAAAACGCAACGAAATAAAGGAGTCTCTGTTTCCTCAAATGACGAAACTACCCTTAAACGGAGCAACGACTTCTCTACCGCCTGTGAGCTCGACGTTCCG ACGGATGAATTAGCGGAACTCGAATGGTTATCCAACTTCGTAGACGACTCCTTCACACCGTACTCAGCTCCCACGAAGAAACCGGTTTGGTTAACCGTAGACAGGAGACACCCTGTAACACCGGTTAACGTCGGTTCGTGCTTCAAAGCCCCTCTCCCGGTTAAAATCAGAACCAAACGACCAAGAACCGGAGTCAACTTATGGTCTTCTCTAACCGACTCGCCTTCGAGTTCTCCAACAtcgtcctcctcctcctcttctggTTATTCAAGCCCTCTATGGCTCTCCGGCGCTGAGTTTCTCGACGAGAAAGCGGTTGAGAGacagaagaacaagaagaagaagaaacagttCTTGTCGTGGGAGGCTCAGTCGCAGACGCGGCGGTGTAGCCACTGTGGCGTTCAGAAAACGCCGCAGTGGAGAGCGGGACCGTTGGGAGCGAAGACGCTGTGCAATGCGTGTGGTGTGCGTTTTAAGTCGGGTCGGTTATTGCCCGAGTATAGACCCGCTTGTAGCCCAACGTTCTCCAGTGAGCTCCACTCGAACCACCACCGTAAAGTCATTGAGATGCGTCAGAAGAAGGAGACGTCAAGAGATGCTGATGAACCCGGTATGAACCGGACGGTTCAGGCTGTGCAGAGCTTTTGA